TGTCAGAAAGCACAGAATGTATGTAATACCCTTCAGTGGATGTTTAGAAGAGGAACTGTTAAAGTTTTTAGGAGGACACTGGACTCTTGAGATGAATCACAACTGCTCATATTAGtagttcttaaagaaaaaaggGTAATGGAGTAGAGTTGCATCTATGTCATGGCAAAAACAAATCTTTCTTCACCAGATTaatttttttaggttttaatgAATGACTGCTAAGGGACTTgtgtgttaaaaatgtttttatccaCCACTACATGGATCTAATCATGTACTACTTTACTACAGGAGATACAGAGGCTCCTTCTTCCACTCGTGTTGAGAGGAGTGCTGGATGTGCTCGAGTTCACTACAGTCCGactctacagcagcagaacagtATTTCTTCCAAGGGTCTTAATGCAGACTTCATTATTCAGTATGACGTGGACCTCAGAGACCTCATGGGTGACGTCCAGGTCAGCAGCATCTTCTCATATCTGGTTTGTCATGCACATGTGATGATTTTGATGCCAGTCTTCATCTGTCTTCCTTCGCACTGTCTATCAGGTGTATGATGGCTACTTTGTGCATTACTTTGCACCCAGAGGACTTCCTGTGGTTCCTAAGGATGTTATATTTGTCATTGATGTCAGTGGCTCAATGATAGGCACCAAGATAAAGCAGGTAAAGTAGACAAATTTCATGACTAGAGCTAcattaaaagtttaaagaagAAGCTGGCTAAAGATAAAGTGGGATTTCTGTCATTAATGCTAATCATTTCTGTCAGTAGACCAAACAGGCCATGAGCACCATCCTTGGGGACCTTAGAGAAGGAGACCACTTCAACATCATTACCTTCTCAGACAAGGTTCACACTTGGAAGAAAGGTCGAACAGTGCGAGCAACTCGACAGAATGTACGAGATGCCAAAGAGTTTGTCAAGAGGATTATTGCAGAAGGATGTGAGTCAAAATCTAATATAGTCTGAGCTGTGACACTGTAGTCAGATCTGGCCTGTGGATCTTTTTATTAACGCCTTAatctttgtttgctttttgccCTCAACACCAATTATCTCCATTGTTTAACTCTTTTGTATCAGGGACCAATATCAATGCAGCTCTGCTGTTGGCTGCCCAACTTGTCAACTCTCCATCCTCTGGATCTTCCAGCCGCCTCTCATCCCATCGTGTCCCTCTGGTAATTTTCCTTACTGATGGGGAAGCAACCATTGGAGTAACGTCTGGTGACACCATCCTCAGTAACGCCAAGAGGGCTTTGGGCTCAGCCTCTCTGTTTGGCCTCGCTTTTGGAGATGATGCAGACTTCCTTCTTTTGAAACGCCTGGCACTGGATAACCGAGGTGTAGCCAGGATGGTGTACGAGGACGCAGATGCAGCCTTACAGCTGAAGGGCTTCTATGATGAAGTAGCCAGCCCTTTGCTGTCAGACATCCAGCTGTCTTACTTGGATGATCAGGCATTTGACATCACTCGCTCCCTGTTCCCCAACTACTTTCAAGGCTCTGAGTTGGTTGTGGCTGGCAGGGTTAAAGCAGGGGTCAAAGATTTAAAGGTGTCAGTTTCAGCTACTGATTCAAAACAGCGCATGAAGGTGGAGAATAATGTGCTCATTTCCCATGCAAAGGGTAATGGGAGTACAGATTCACTAGACTGTTCTGGAGGTTTAGAAGGGATCTCCAGCTTTGTGCATCGTCTCTGGGCGTATTTCACCATCAAAGAGCTGCTACTGGCCAAACTGAATACTACAGACCCTGCAACTCAAAGGCTACTGGCAGACAAAGCTACCAACCTCTCTCTCAAATATAACTTTGTAACACCGGTCACTTCTTTAGTCGTAGTTAAGCCAGATGCAGATGAAGCAGCTCCAACTCCAACCACGGCTACAGCCACTACTGCTGCGACGATAACCACAACAGCAACGACGACAGCTACCACCAAAATACCAGCTGCAGGTGCTGCAAAGAAGCCAAGCTCACCATCTAACCCCAGGTCTAGAAAAACAAAGCCAGACCGGCCTCAGCCACCTCCAAATACCCTCCAGCCTAAAAAACCTTCATCGCCAACTTTCACAGCAAAAACTGTGGCTTCACTGTCCAAGAAATCTACTACAACCTCAAGTCCCAACTCAAACAAATCTGGCCCAGCACCAATCTCTGCTAAAAAGCTCACTCCTTCCCACAATGACTCCAAAactgcctctcctcctccagctggaaAAATATCCACTTCTCTGCTTAATGTTCTGAAAACGGCTTCCCCTCCTGCACCTGGAAAAGTCTCCACACCCATACCCAACAccatgaaaacaacaatcacCACAATGCCAACATTTACCACTAGCACCTCACAGCCACTCAGCTCCATCAGAACTGAGTCTGTTACATTTACCCAGCAGCCCAGCACAGTGAggtcagctcctcctcctgtcaaAGTGACTGATTCGTCCACAGAGGCAGACAACAGAACCACATCTGCTGCACATGTTCATCAGCCTGAAATCACCACCTCCCCACCCGAGCTGCCGTCTACGCTCACTTCTCCCACCCCGGCCCCGGctccagctgtggagggcaACAACACAAACTCAGATGTCGAAACAGACCAGAGCATCGCCACCCTTGTGTCTGCTACCTTTGCCCCTATGCCTGGGGTAACAGATGGGCCACGACTGTGGGAGGCAGCAGGCCTTCTGGGTAGGTTAAACACTATCTTATCTGTCTAATTTACAGTCAAAACAATTTTGTGCTCTGACAGTTACAAGCTGATTGTTTAAGGTGCAGACTTTCTATATATCCACAATTGAATTTTCCTCGTCTCTCCACTAGATGTCTCTACTTCCATTCAAATTCAGAGAAAAGGTAAGACTGAACTTTCTGTCTACAACAATAAAACTCTTTCTtctcagttttaaatgttttttatgtggtttacatatatttaaatgCAGCAGTGGAACAAGTAATCCCATTCCtttctgattttaaagtaagaaaACACCTAAAAACTAACTGTAAAGCTAATTCTTTACAAAGTTCCTCGACCAAGCATGTGTTGAAAACAACAATGTGTGCAGAAAATTTATTTTACCGGATAAGCTGTCTCAGACTGTCCGACTATCAATAcaagacataaaaacataaaatcaaacc
The window above is part of the Acanthochromis polyacanthus isolate Apoly-LR-REF ecotype Palm Island chromosome 6, KAUST_Apoly_ChrSc, whole genome shotgun sequence genome. Proteins encoded here:
- the itih6 gene encoding inter-alpha-trypsin inhibitor heavy chain H6; amino-acid sequence: MDLKVTDYHVKCSVVSRYAVTTVQSSVWNQLPIIKEAAFEVDLPSSAFISNFTITSNGKVYVAQVKERAAARKIYDAAKKQGKTAGLVATKEREIEKFRVAVSVPSGAWMSFCLSYEELLPRRLGRYELSLGLRPGQLVQNLTLDVDVTERTGISFIKVLPLKTSRLLSNIAQGDTEAPSSTRVERSAGCARVHYSPTLQQQNSISSKGLNADFIIQYDVDLRDLMGDVQVYDGYFVHYFAPRGLPVVPKDVIFVIDVSGSMIGTKIKQTKQAMSTILGDLREGDHFNIITFSDKVHTWKKGRTVRATRQNVRDAKEFVKRIIAEGWTNINAALLLAAQLVNSPSSGSSSRLSSHRVPLVIFLTDGEATIGVTSGDTILSNAKRALGSASLFGLAFGDDADFLLLKRLALDNRGVARMVYEDADAALQLKGFYDEVASPLLSDIQLSYLDDQAFDITRSLFPNYFQGSELVVAGRVKAGVKDLKVSVSATDSKQRMKVENNVLISHAKGNGSTDSLDCSGGLEGISSFVHRLWAYFTIKELLLAKLNTTDPATQRLLADKATNLSLKYNFVTPVTSLVVVKPDADEAAPTPTTATATTAATITTTATTTATTKIPAAGAAKKPSSPSNPRSRKTKPDRPQPPPNTLQPKKPSSPTFTAKTVASLSKKSTTTSSPNSNKSGPAPISAKKLTPSHNDSKTASPPPAGKISTSLLNVLKTASPPAPGKVSTPIPNTMKTTITTMPTFTTSTSQPLSSIRTESVTFTQQPSTVRSAPPPVKVTDSSTEADNRTTSAAHVHQPEITTSPPELPSTLTSPTPAPAPAVEGNNTNSDVETDQSIATLVSATFAPMPGVTDGPRLWEAAGLLDVSTSIQIQRKDIDLVKDYDAIYDYDATYDYDDNLSYDAWDENADTESFGGEYLEGLCLKYHGIHCRDAACNICLVLLLVSVLGSEEDCPLVECLVLLEPPSRLSTIGVFSSSVDGDPHFVVQLPKLHQNLCFTVDGRANDVLRLLEDPERGIIVDGRLTGAPSKHGAEDRSRTYFDQLTISSATGISGDIMITLSLDAVVVEGEGQDTIPINQQGSVTRQGVTVTVDNHRSCWIELVKGVRFLVLFHYYKHPSYLQMAHLGFYVTDGRGLSDSTQGLLGQFQHADMSVSVVKDHLDGGAHRANKDDILARGILKWGSEHMPVTLQDKTLKDSVRKRHLGKCWVVPKAEVQRLLGHSYESYVVNHA